The Setaria italica strain Yugu1 chromosome IX, Setaria_italica_v2.0, whole genome shotgun sequence genome has a window encoding:
- the LOC101782828 gene encoding transcription factor-like protein DPB isoform X2 yields MVSGVADNPDGGGGAPGAQLPPPPMGARAALGTLPVSGGAAHSASTSGGSAGSPSSRSEQNAPDGAGKGAAPGSAAAAVAASTPASETTFLRLNNLDINGDDAPSSQAPTSKKKKRGARAVGPDKGNRGLRQFSMKVCEKVESKGRTTYNEVADELVAEFTDPNNNIEAPDPENPNAQQYDEKNIRRRVYDALNVLMAMDIISKDKKEIQWKGLPRTSISDIEDLKMELVGLKGRIEKKSAYLQELQDQYVGLQNLIQRNEQLYGSGNTPSGGVALPFILVQTRPHATVEVEISEDMQLVHFDFNSTPFELHDDSYVLKEMRFCGREQHDSAQEMISNGGEGSSMSNIYWQQVQHPGRPNNGTVGLPSSPPIPGILKGRVKHEH; encoded by the exons ATGGTCTCCGGCGTCGCGGACAACCcggacgggggcggcggcgcgccgggcgcccagctcccgccgccgcctatgGGGGCCCGGGCGGCACTTGGCACGCTGCCGGTCTCCGGTGGCGCTGCGCACTCCGCGTCTACTAGCGGGGGGAGCGCCGGCTCTCCGTCCAGCCGCAGCGAGCAGAACGCCCCCGACGGTGCTGGCAAAGGGGCGGCTCCGGGgtctgctgctgcggcggtggcggcgtccaCGCCGGCCAGCGAGACCACGTTCCTCCGCCTGAATAATCTCGACATCAACGGCGATGATGCGCCGTCGTCGCAGGCTCCTACGAG caagaagaaaaagaggggTGCACGGGCAGTTGGTCCTGATAAAGGTAACCGGGGACTGCGCCAGTTCAGTATGAAAG TTTGTGAGAAAGTTGAAAGTAAAGGCAGAACAACATATAATGAG GTGGCAGATGAACTTGTTGCTGAGTTTACAGATCCCAATAATAATATTGAGGCACCAGATCCTGAAAATCCCAATGCA CAACAATATGATGAGAAAAATATACGACGAAGAGTTTATGACGCTTTAAATGTTCTGATGGCTATGGACATTATATCTaaagataaaaaggagatcCAGTGGAAGGGCTTGCCTCGGACTAGCATAAGTGATATTGAAGATTTGAAG ATGGAGCTTGTGGGGCTGAAAGGTAGGATTGAGAAGAAAAGTGCTTACTTACAGGAGCTACAAGACCAA TATGTAGGCCTGCAAAACCTGATCCAGCGAAATGAGCAATTATATGGTTCAGGAAACAcaccttctggtggagtggctttgCCATTTATCCTAGTACAG ACCCGTCCTCATGCAACTGTGGAAGTCGAGATATCAGAAGATATGCAGTTGGTGCATTTTGACTTCAATAG CACCCCATTTGAGTTGCACGATGACTCATATGTCTTAAAAGAAATGCGGTTCTGTGGAAGAGAACAACATGACAGTGCTCAAGAGATGATCTCAAATGGAGGTGAGGGCTCAAGCATGTCAAATATTTATTGGCAACAGGTACAGCATCCAGGGCGGCCAAATAATGGCACAGTTGGTTTACCAAGCTCACCGCCTATTCCAGGAATACTGAAAGGGCGTGTGAAGCACGAGCACTAG
- the LOC101782429 gene encoding peroxidase 44 gives MDARLVTLLLLAAAASAPLASPQLDSAFYKTTCPDAEKVIFDVVQNRFKQDPGTAAGLLRLVFHDCFANGCDASILIDPLSNQASEKEAGPNISVRGYDVIEEIKTELEKKCPGVVSCADIVAASARDAVKLTGGPAYEVPMGRRDSLTSNREDADALPGPDIAVPKLIDEFSKQGFSLEEMIAMLAGGHSIGICRCFFIETDAAPIDPEYRKNISAACDGKDSGTVPMDSVSPNVFDGTYFALALAKKMPLTIDRLVGMDPKTEPVLKAMEAKPADFVPLFAKSMEKLSVLKVLTGKDGEIRKTCSEFNNPQASSDTSVIRISSLNPDQMGLSQPGAAKPAVAEARKVAPGGEEEATKRIRNAVKLTKTFVNEAAAKVEGGVVVNKAAQIQTPKPNVVPTIQPPKPVVPTIQPPKVVPIIPPPNIVVPPIGGEVRKEAGVQAAGQVSGTAATNKAAGIDESKLTAAGNKILGDEPASKLPGGETTDRPTPKLRGAAQ, from the exons ATGGACGCCCGCCTGgtgaccctcctcctcctcgcggccgcggcgtccgcGCCGCTGGCCTCCCCGCAGCTCGACAGCGCGTTCTACAAGACGACGTGCCCGGACGCCGAGAAGGTCATCTTCGACGTCGTCCAGAATCGGTTCAAGCAAGaccccggcaccgccgccggcctcctccgcctcgtcttccacgactgcttcgcaAAC GGCTGCGACGCGTCCATCTTGATCGACCCGCTGTCGAACCAGGCCTCGGAGAAGGAGGCGGGCCCGAACATCTCCGTCAGGGGCTACGACGTGATCGAGGAGATCAAGACGGAGCTGGAGAAGAAGTGCCCGGGGGTGGTGTCGTGCGCGGACATCGTGGCGGCGAGCGCCCGCGACGCGGTGAAGCTGACGGGCGGCCCCGCGTACGAGGTGCCCATGGGCCGGCGCGACTCGCTGACGTCCAACCGCGAGGACGCCGACGCCCTGCCGGGCCCCGACATCGCCGTGCCCAAGCTCATCGACGAGTTCTCCAAGCAGGGCTTCAGCCTCGAGGAGATGATCGccatgctcgccggcggccactccATCGGCATCTGCAGGTGCTTCTTCATCGAGACCGACGCCGCGCCCATCGACCCGGAGTACAGGAAGAACATCAGCGCCGCCTGCGACGGCAAGGACTCGGGCACCGTCCCCATGgactccgtctcgcccaacgTCTTCGACGGCACCTATTTCGCCCTCGCGCTCGCCAAGAAGATGCCGCTCACCATCGACCGCCTGGTGGGGATGGACCCCAAGACGGAGCCAGTACTCAAGGCCATGGAGGCCAAGCCCGCCGACTTCGTCCCCTTATTCGCCAAGTCCATGGAAAAGCTCAGCGTCCTCAAGGTTCTCACGGGGAAGGATGGCGAGATCAGGAAGACGTGCTCCGAATTCAACAACCCGCAGGCCAGCAGCGACACGTCGGTGATTCGGATCAGCTCCTTGAACCCCGACCAGATGGGACTGTCGCAGCCAGGGGCGGCCAAGCCGGCCGTCGCGGAGGCCAGGAAGGTGGCgcccggcggcgaggaagaagcAACCAAGAGGATCAGGAACGCAGTCAAGCTTACTAAGACCTTCGTCAATGAGGCGGCCGCCAAGGTTGAGGGCGGAGTCGTCGTCAACAAAGCCGCACAAATCCAGACGCCCAAGCCCAACGTCGTGCCAACAATCCAGCCACCCAAGCCCGTCGTGCCAACAATCCAGCCACCCAAAGTTGTGCCAATAATCCCGCCGCCCAACATCGTTGTGCCACCGATCGGCGGGGAGGTCAGGAAGGAGGCCGGGGTCCAAGCAGCCGGCCAGGTTTCAGGCACCGCGGCGACCAACAAGGCCGCGGGCATCGACGAGAGCAAACTGACCGCCGCCGGCAACAAGATCCTCGGCGACGAGCCGGCCAGCAAGTTGCCGGGCGGCGAGACCACGGACAGGCCCACCCCCAAACTCCGCGGCGCCGCGCAGTAG
- the LOC101782828 gene encoding transcription factor-like protein DPB isoform X1: protein MVSGVADNPDGGGGAPGAQLPPPPMGARAALGTLPVSGGAAHSASTSGGSAGSPSSRSEQNAPDGAGKGAAPGSAAAAVAASTPASETTFLRLNNLDINGDDAPSSQAPTSKKKKRGARAVGPDKGNRGLRQFSMKVCEKVESKGRTTYNEVADELVAEFTDPNNNIEAPDPENPNAQQYDEKNIRRRVYDALNVLMAMDIISKDKKEIQWKGLPRTSISDIEDLKMELVGLKGRIEKKSAYLQELQDQYVGLQNLIQRNEQLYGSGNTPSGGVALPFILVQVNKTRPHATVEVEISEDMQLVHFDFNSTPFELHDDSYVLKEMRFCGREQHDSAQEMISNGGEGSSMSNIYWQQVQHPGRPNNGTVGLPSSPPIPGILKGRVKHEH, encoded by the exons ATGGTCTCCGGCGTCGCGGACAACCcggacgggggcggcggcgcgccgggcgcccagctcccgccgccgcctatgGGGGCCCGGGCGGCACTTGGCACGCTGCCGGTCTCCGGTGGCGCTGCGCACTCCGCGTCTACTAGCGGGGGGAGCGCCGGCTCTCCGTCCAGCCGCAGCGAGCAGAACGCCCCCGACGGTGCTGGCAAAGGGGCGGCTCCGGGgtctgctgctgcggcggtggcggcgtccaCGCCGGCCAGCGAGACCACGTTCCTCCGCCTGAATAATCTCGACATCAACGGCGATGATGCGCCGTCGTCGCAGGCTCCTACGAG caagaagaaaaagaggggTGCACGGGCAGTTGGTCCTGATAAAGGTAACCGGGGACTGCGCCAGTTCAGTATGAAAG TTTGTGAGAAAGTTGAAAGTAAAGGCAGAACAACATATAATGAG GTGGCAGATGAACTTGTTGCTGAGTTTACAGATCCCAATAATAATATTGAGGCACCAGATCCTGAAAATCCCAATGCA CAACAATATGATGAGAAAAATATACGACGAAGAGTTTATGACGCTTTAAATGTTCTGATGGCTATGGACATTATATCTaaagataaaaaggagatcCAGTGGAAGGGCTTGCCTCGGACTAGCATAAGTGATATTGAAGATTTGAAG ATGGAGCTTGTGGGGCTGAAAGGTAGGATTGAGAAGAAAAGTGCTTACTTACAGGAGCTACAAGACCAA TATGTAGGCCTGCAAAACCTGATCCAGCGAAATGAGCAATTATATGGTTCAGGAAACAcaccttctggtggagtggctttgCCATTTATCCTAGTACAGGTGAATAAG ACCCGTCCTCATGCAACTGTGGAAGTCGAGATATCAGAAGATATGCAGTTGGTGCATTTTGACTTCAATAG CACCCCATTTGAGTTGCACGATGACTCATATGTCTTAAAAGAAATGCGGTTCTGTGGAAGAGAACAACATGACAGTGCTCAAGAGATGATCTCAAATGGAGGTGAGGGCTCAAGCATGTCAAATATTTATTGGCAACAGGTACAGCATCCAGGGCGGCCAAATAATGGCACAGTTGGTTTACCAAGCTCACCGCCTATTCCAGGAATACTGAAAGGGCGTGTGAAGCACGAGCACTAG